The Allorhodopirellula heiligendammensis genome includes a window with the following:
- a CDS encoding cytidylyltransferase domain-containing protein has protein sequence MKTVVIIQARVGSTRLPRKVLLRLGNETVLSRIVARMRHCERVDEVVVATTTGDADDAIVDECRRCKVRVIRGSEHDVLARYHQAALVSRATEIIRITADCPLIDPLLVDELVLRYQERQNSGCPVDYISNTQPRTYPHGLDMEMFSMRALQIAHEAATKKYEREHVTPFFYQHPDRFVIDNITQSIDQSSMRWTLDEPTDFVFFQAVFRNFRRDEFITTDQVLGLLARQPELSRINATVKQKALKAA, from the coding sequence ATGAAAACTGTCGTCATCATCCAAGCGCGTGTTGGCTCGACGCGATTGCCACGCAAGGTTCTCCTTCGTCTGGGCAATGAAACCGTACTCAGCAGAATCGTCGCTCGGATGCGGCATTGCGAACGGGTCGACGAAGTGGTTGTCGCAACGACGACCGGCGACGCCGACGATGCCATCGTCGACGAATGCCGACGATGCAAGGTGCGTGTGATTCGTGGCAGCGAGCACGACGTGCTCGCTCGCTACCATCAAGCGGCACTCGTTTCTCGTGCTACTGAAATCATTCGCATCACAGCGGATTGCCCATTGATTGACCCCTTGTTAGTCGATGAACTGGTTTTGCGGTACCAGGAAAGGCAGAACAGCGGTTGCCCCGTGGATTACATCTCCAACACACAACCGCGGACCTATCCGCATGGCCTCGACATGGAGATGTTCAGCATGCGGGCATTGCAGATCGCTCATGAAGCAGCGACGAAGAAGTACGAGCGTGAACATGTGACGCCATTTTTCTATCAGCACCCCGATCGATTTGTGATTGATAATATCACTCAGTCAATCGATCAATCGTCGATGCGTTGGACGCTCGACGAACCCACCGACTTCGTATTCTTCCAGGCCGTGTTCCGAAATTTTCGCCGCGATGAGTTCATCACGACCGATCAAGTACTGGGCTTGCTCGCCCGTCAACCTGAACTCAGCCGTATCAATGCGACCGTGAAGCAGAAAGCGTTGAAAGCTGCATGA